The genomic window AAATGGTTGATCGAGGGGCACACTGACAAGTCCAAATGGCACATGGTATCAAAAGCAACGTCGGTGATCTTTTCCAGTTTCTTGTGCACCGACAGCATGCGATTTAAGCCGCTGTGCGTTACCGAGCACTTATGAACGTCGATGAATCGAAGGTCAGAGCACTGGCTGAGGCTGGCAAGCCCTTTGTCCGTGACACGCCGCGATTTCGAAACTCTGATCACTTGCAGTTTGGGGCAGTTCCGGCCGATCACGCTGAGGTCAAGGTCGGTGCATCTCCTTGCAAACATGAAACTCGTCAGATCGTTTAGGTAGAAGTTGTGCAGATTCATAGAAATCGAGTGTGAGACGTAGTCTAGGTCCAGTTCCACCAGTCTCCGTAGACGCCAACCATTTCGGGGGTCTAGAAAGTCCACCATCGGTCCTCTGAACTGCAGTCCCACTATTTCCATGTCCATGAACAGTTCCAGAGTGGCTTCTATGTAGATCAGCGAGTTGAAAGCGCAGTAGAACCTACTCAAGAAGTCCATAAATCTTGCAGCGAAGTCCGCCACCATAAACCAGGGTAAGCGACAGATCACGTTCTTTTTCATGACCGAAATGCCGTGAGTCAGCTCGTCCAGGGATCCTTCGACGCTGGTTCGATTGCACCAGAGAACGACGTATTGAAAGATGGCGTCGAGCGCCATTTTCTGCAATGTGGCCGGCTGTCGCAACTTAGGCATCTCGACGAATAACGATTCTGCAAAAAAGACAAATTTTACTGTCTGTTATTTACGTCAGGTCTCTGTGTTTTGGCTCTTAGCTGTAACTCGTTCaagaattattaaaatacGCCCACTTGCGGCTTAGCTGATATCCGGTGATTTCTAAACGCTGAGCTCACACGCTCGGACTTAATGGCCTGCGAGCAATTAGCGCTATGACCAGTTAGCCGAGTCCACGGACTTCGTGAGTCATCGAGCTATACTTCAAACGGTGCCAGACCGACTAATCCAAGTCTCGGAGTGTGGCAGCTGCCGCATGGCAAATTGCCAGCAGCGCTTTCCTCCGTCAATTCAGCACCCAGTAACCGTAATTAAGTGAAAATACAACGATTAAGCCACAgtttatcattgaaatgagaGTGCGAATTTTCTTCAGAGGAATGCAATATGTTTGGTAAATTAGCGAACGCGACAGTTCAAGTCTCAAAGTATCGTCTCGCACTCGACACAGTCTCAATCCACTCACTATTAGGAATCGTTCCTACACACGTACTTACATTCgcacaaaattttcacatgTCCGTCTCTGTCTCGAATTCTAACGCTTGCCAGTATTGTGTCTCAAAATAACCCAGCTGAATACATGACACGTACATTGTAtacatcgtgaaaattatatgtatattatttatatgtatattatccTTACGTTAATGAGCCTCGGTTGTCTTGCTTGTCTCTCGCGATAAGGTTCGTATCGATTATTCCGATGAAGTATTGTTGTACACTTGAAAGGGGAGAAACTAGAAAAGAGGAGGAaagaaaggaggaaaaaaacgaTTGCTGCCGGAAGGGCAACGACGTAAAGGAAGAGAAAGGGAAGGaacgaagaagagaagagagacgGGTTTATGAAAGGAAAAGAAGGTGGATGGGTGGAAGAGGGATAGGAATACGGTGTGGGAGAGATAGAAGGGGATAAGGGATACGGATAGCGAAGATGTGAAGAAAGCGAGAATTTGTGACGAAAGGTTGGTTCTGAAAAAGTTCTGAAAACAAGACTGGTGTTGTTCGGTGCTCGTGCGTCGCCGGAATGTGTCTTATCGGTCTGGCAGCCCTTGACTTATAGCCGAGCGCGGACCATGGAGAGGGGGCCGACCGGCATAGGTGGGGGCATGCGCAAGGCGGCTGCGCAGACGTAAGCGTTGTGATTCGCTGTGAGCCGCCGCTTGGAGGGGAGCTGCGAAACGATCGCAGCGCGCGGGGTGGCGAGTAGTGAGTTGAGCCAGCGTGTGTTGTGATAGCATTTTGTATGAGAAACAATAGACGGTTTGTGGAATTACACTTGTTGTGCTGTTAACTGCATAAATAACGGTAAAACTAGtaattgtatattttacaaGTTTCCAACTGCATCACATAAAATAGTTCAAAATAGGAAACAGCGTAGTTTCTGTGGTTTTCCATCTATTAAGACCGATGAAGATTTATTAGATATTGCTGGAGTGAACTTCCagaactttaattttttattatctaaaACTGAAAACCCATCGGAAAGATCTACAATAACAAGAAAACAGaggcttttaatttttttagtgaaaataaaaactggcCTCACATTTTCAGCCATAGCAATTTTCTTTGGTTTACATCGGTCAACTAGCTCCAAGatattcttttcaactttacaatatttgagTTCGTCAACTGCAAATTTAGTTTTTTGGCCAAGTAGAGCTGCCGTACAGAAAACTATGCCGGAATGTTTTAAACCTCAGTACTCTAATACTCGGGTTATCATAGACTGCACTGAATTCAAGATAGATGTTCCGTCAAGTGTTGACGACCGTATTTACTGTTACTCTCATTATAAGAAAGGTTTTACAGCAAAAGTAATGATTGGAATCACACCATCTGGGTTCATCTGTTTCAAATCGAAAATTGCTGGCGGTAGAAAAGGTGATTCCCAATTAACTATTGAATCGAATTTGGTAGATTCATTGGAAGATGGTGATGTGGTTTTAGCAGATAAAGGTTTTCCTGAAATCAGATCTATCATTGATGCAAGTGGTAAacgagtattttttattatgccaccatttttggaaaaaaaatcaaaatattcgaAAGAAGAAACAGATCTGACTTACAACATCGCAAGAGTTCGAATTCATGTAGAAAGAATTATGCAACGACTTAAAACatatcaaattttgtataaaattccagaaaatttgttcttttgcatcgataatattattcatgttATCTGCGTATTAGTAAATTTACAGCCAccaattttttctaataaaacaACAACTATCaagtagaataataaaaacctTTATTCGTAAAAGGTAGTGGTTTTCATTgtgtatttattaatattatattgctACATACTACTCGAGTTTCAactcgttattattttcaacttttcacttCACTGTTACAATGGAAATATCACTTATTTGATAATGTTTTGCTGATTTCGATATTTATCAGTATGTCTCTAATGTAAATTAACACGCCGGCTGTTTAGCTTTTGAAACCGCTAGGTGGCGGCACGAGCGAGGCTCACAGCGAATAAGCTATAAGCGTTGTGTATGAGCTGTTCGCGTTTTGCATAAAAATGCGTGTAATTTTTACCCGCGTAGGTCCGTTCGCGGTATTATTTGAGCCAGCCTTAGCATGTGAATGTCGAGCCAGGGGTTGCGGGTAACAGTATATTTTATCGTCTTCTCAGATCATCAGTTATTCTCCCACTATCACCATGCCGTTTCTTCACTCTAGTTTATAAATCGCTAATTCGTGTATCCCATGTCAATGACCCATCATTATTATCACCCAACTCTCCGAACAGAATGTAACGAATGTCGGTTACATCGAAGAGTCGGTTGATCATATATTTCATGAATTATCTGGCTCGTTTGATATTTCCCCATAACCCATAGCTTGTGAAACTATAATGCATGAACTATAACGAGGAAGGTGAACAtgtttacaaaataataacgaacCAAACAGCCCGCAAGGTTACAGCGTCCGGAAGATAATcgtttcgaattatttgaaaacttttctttgGCCATTCGAAATCGAAACTCTGGTTGGGTCGTCTTCTGTAAGGTGAAATTATTACGCTCTTTGAACTTCAGCGTTTTACACGACCATTCGATTCAAAGCTCGAAAGAAACTATTTCGCAAGGAATAATGTATGATGCAAAACTCACGCACCGTTGGCGAAATCCAACGAAGCGTTCCTGAGCCCCAGTTGTACAGAAAAAACcccaatttttattatataagtgaaaaaaaaaagacgcacGCGGTAAGTAAGTGAGGAGATTTTTAATACTTGAAGAACTTCGGTTCCGGATTGTGTTCATCGTTTGAAACGACAtttaaaatttcgaagcaAAGAAAAGTTCGAAACAGTGTTCAAACGACGATTTGACGTCATCGAAAGTAGAAGATAATTGAGATCGACACGGGATAGTCGAATCTGATGGACATTTATTGGGAATTGAAATGCGGCAAGAGGGTCGCGACGAATCGATAACTGGAAGAATCGATCATCCGAAGTAAGTAATCGCGGCCAGACGATGAATTCGTAGCGCGTAAAAGTGGGTAAAAATTACTCGGACTTCGTTCTGGATCGAACTAATTCTCCACGGCAAGATTTTCCGTTTGGCCACAGATATTTTCGCGGTAATTTGGGCAAATGCCGTTAGCAATTTCGATCTAGTCGTCGATTCGATCCGTCTCCTTTTCCCTTTCTACGAAACGAGACGAGACTAGACGAAGGATGAATAACGGCGATGCGAGAGAGGAAAGTGTCGCGTTTGCTCGCGCAGGCTGGCATCTCTCATTGTCAGCGGCCAAAAGGTGTTCGAGATTCGATAAAGGTACCTCGATTTCCAAAGACAGACGGTCACGCCGATTAGAGTCCACCGTTACGCCGCTTAACTGGGTGGCCTCTCAATGCCTCCGGATCACGAAGAGGACCCAAAGTCGACTGCCCATTATTACGGAGCTCTGCCATTATAGCGCGAAGTCGACCAACGCGTCGATTCCAAAACGCAAGCTTTTCGAGCGGCCCGCTCTTTGAAACCTTTCTAAAACTGGGCCTAATATTCCGTGACGACAGATCGCGCCGCGAAAAAACCTTTGTACGTTTTTGCCATTATTCGTAACGCCTCCTGCAGTACTGAAGCTTTTTTTGGTGACAGCAATTCGGCCTCGTTgtgcaaaagaaaagaacttCGCGTCTTCTAAAGATTTTTACACATTAAATTACTCACTTAATTTGAAAAGGTTTTTCAGCAATTTTTCTACATTGATCACAGGCGTCATTTTTCTCGTAAAAAAGATTCTGATCGACGTCGATCGATTCAAATTTGCTTATTTGATATCGATAAATtgcaggtgaaaatatttttccgaaaTACAACCATATCGACGAAGGACACCGTCTGAtttgaaagtaaaagaaaaaatcagacGACTACTAAATTTCTGCGAAATTACTCTGCTCCTAATAGCCGCGGTCAGAATTCATTCCGAGATTTGTTTTATCACTGTATTCTACGAACTACTAGACATATGCCTGTGATTAGTGCGGTACTATGAATGTCGATAATATTATACCAGGAAATAAATAGCTCGATAGTTTTGTGGAAAAAAGCTGAAAGACAGGATTATTAGAGTGTCTAGCCATGTCCGAATCAGCATAATATCAACATTCGCGTCAAGGATATCCGACTGGCGAATAAATAacagattgatcgatatttcGCAAGAACTTTGTAATCCCAAAGGGCAAAGATTATCCTTCAGGTTCCCTGCAAGAAGTGGAATGCAATTATAGGATCAGATGCGCCCGATCATCGCTGCGTGAAATGGCCCACCCAAAAGCGTCTCGTCTGTAAGATGGGCCAGGTGAATGAGACGTACGATTTTGGACACGAATTTAGAGTCGTGCAGTCTGACTTGATGTGCGGTGACTAAATAAACGAGCCTGCTTCCTTCGTACAAATTTACAGACTAAAGATTTCGTCGTTAAAAAGTATAGAAGAAAAAGCAGAGCCGGtaagaaattcgaaattcagtTTTCACCCGTTAGCGGCAATCTGGAAGACCCggagaaagaaacaaagaaaaaaaaaaaaataagtgaaacaaaaattccgGTAATTCAGCCGAGTAAACCTGCTGCTGAAAAGCTGACGACACGTTTTTTCTAAAACCGAAATGACAGGAAACTCAAAAGCGACGTGAAAACGATCAAATAAATGGAGAAGAAGTTTTaggggttaaaaaaaaaaaaaaaaaaaacgcgaaagAATGGAAAATGAAACCAATTTTTCGGCAGAGATGCTTAGAAAATCGCTTTATAATAGCATCGAATAGTTTTTTgtcacagttttttttttttttcttcttccttcacGACGCTGTTGAGAAACGATACCAATTCTTAACGATAAGCAAGagattgatggaaaaaaaatatatatattacgtgAAAAGAAACGTAGATAGAAATTAATGatcgtgtatacgtatatacagaTAAGAGGGAGAAAAGAAGAGACATACGCACGCGATCTTTTCATAGATTTAAGTTTTTGCGGTGAGCAGAGCTCGCGGCTTGCATCATTACACCATCtgtgtatgaaaatatttagccGGACGTAACGCGTGAGTGATAGACCGACCGACTCGgtttaattaaatatcaattGCGGTCTGAGAGAAAATGGAAGTTAAGTCAAATTATACGGATGAAAGAAATTCAACATACCACACACGAATCGGATCTGTTAAATATTGCGGTTCCGACAAAATTCACAGCCATTACCGCCGAACGTTCTATTCCAGCTATTAGTTAAGAATTTTTCACGCcctctttattttcaaatatcaaacACGCGCTCGCACTAACACAACAAAAGAAAACACTCAAGAATCGAAAACGCCTGTgcatatgggctattccgcgtcaaccggatcagtcatctgtcagatatttttttaatttggcatgtggattgtgtagggggagttagatttttgtgccaaagcgcgaatctcataatgcaaaattcgattttttattaacgatAACAAAtcagactcccatttttttcaagaattcataacttcggcaaaaaattagatacaatattttttttttttttttcaaattacgcggaaagctccatagaatttaaaaaaaaatacgaaatggtaaaaaaaaagttgttatcgaTTGTTTATGGGGCTAACATAATGCAGGTGCAATTCAGTGTACCTGATTTTAGCGAATCTATTTGCCTTAATTCTATTATTTGACATTTGGTGACGTGTCTTCAACTGATTGAAGAATAGAATGACCAAATGACCCCTTCGTGGAATCGAGGCGGTGACCCGGATTACCTGGATAATAAAGGATTTAGGTGACGCATGAAAAGGTGCAGGTATTCCATATCCTGGAACAACCCTTGAACTGTGTCCGTAATTCATGCGTGAATCATAATGCGTCACAACagattttgaatctctgtaataaaaaaagtgtgaaaaacacattcttgaaacttcacttatcgctttgagcaggccttgcgAAGGTACggtattattttcagattctcaaatcatgtcctacatcgtgaaaatgactctaaaataacgtagagactcggcgcgccgcaatttcatgcgcatcgacacctttaatgattttttactcgaaaacgaagaaaaacacacctctggaattaattcacaggttgtagtacagttcaaggaacgtgtcagaatttaaaaaaaattttttggtcgtctcagtcactgttttaaaaatctttgaaaaattaattgttaaataaacaattgataacaacttttttttaccatttcgtatttttttttttttaattctatggagctttccgcgtaatttgaaaaaaaaaaaatatattgtatctaattttttaccgaagttatgaatttttgaaaaaaatgggagtctgatttgttattgttaataaaaaatcgaattttgcattatgagattcgcgctttggcacaaaaatctaactccccctacacaatccacatgccaaattaaaaaaatatctgagagatgactgatccggttgacgcggaatagcccatatggaaaaattcacaaatttcGTACTTTGTTTcaagtaattattatcattgatTTGAGTATGACAAGAAAAGtgtgtacagttttttttttttttccatagaTAAATTTAACCGGTTTCTATTGAATGCCCATCCGGTGAGAATTCATTGTGTTAAAATACCGAAAAGCTTATTTCACggagaaaaatgtaatttgtaatataattaaatactagataattttatttaaatggatGTTCGTTACAATAACGGTTTAAATATCATTAAATCTGTAAGAAATATGTGGCACAATTGGATAGTTAGTGTGATTATAGTTGTCAGTATCGAATTTTTTAGTCATTTTAACATTGAACATGTTTATTCGGATGACTAGacgtttttttcataattaaacGATGGTCTTTTCATCAGTTTATTGTTGCCCCATCGTCAATTTAAGTGAACAATCACGAaggtgtaaaagaaaaaaaaaaaaaaaaaacgtagcaCGAGTgatggtgagaaaaaaaaattatcacgtATATTATAGATTTTCTGATCGGGGtcgcaaaattgaatttttcgataatgataaaaaatgaaaacattcAACAGTCTCTACAGTCACCACACTAGAGAAATGTATCTCCTTGTTAATCCTGATATAACCTAAGCAGGGCAGAATCAGTATTCAAATATTCGTGGTCCAAATGAATAACTACGctcacaagaaaaaaaaaaaaaaaaaataggatcTCATTTTATACCAATTGTGAACAAGCTTGAATCTGTTCAATTACAAACCTTTCTTTCCCATTTCTGCCAAATCGATTACTTCGCAGTTTACGTAACATAtgttcgagaaaaaaagtgtaaaagtgtttgaaaaaagaaacggtgagagaaaaaaaaaaattaagcatTTTTCCGACGCATCAATAAATGATCAGGTGGTCTTCACGCGCCCGcaatcccccccccctccccccatgCAAGTTTGCGCAAGTTGCAAGCTCCGATTATTCCGAGCCGATCCCCCAAATAGACCGAGaggtaatttaaattttttttatctcctaCTGCCAGTTTTTTCTCTACGTTTGTTTCCTTCCCtttccctgtttttttttttttttttttttttactctcctctcttcttttctcctcTCGTACGTTCAGATCCTACGGCGTTGATGGGCGTTGACGGGGCACTTGCCGCGACGCAGTCGTCGTAGGTAGTCGGCTGGTTGCACGTGTTCTAATGGGCATCGAGGGctgcagggggggggggggggggggaagggacggaaaacaaaagaaaacaggCATCGCTGCAGGTCTCTTAGGGATCCCTGGGAGATCCTCACCCCTAGGTAGAGGCTACGATAGGTGAGATAGATGAGGGGGTCCAGGGCCGCGTGTAGAATAGAAAAACAATATCCGCTAATTCGAAGTTGCGGTACGAACCGGAATTTATGGGAATATTCTACTTTGGCCGAATTTCCCATCAACGTTAATCTGCACTCACGTTTATCGAACATTTCGACGGCTTggtactcatttttttttagtttcaacTTACGACACAGTCGCATTCGTCTAATCGATATATTCGAAAGCGACAACGATTTTCctgtaaatgtaaaatttacaTAATAAAAATCGCTCATATGTGGTTATACGTTTAGCAGATATCGTTCGATTTCACACCACGATGTTTTATGTATTTTGGTTGAGGAGacgatttttcacaaaatcactgaaatagattttttttttccacattatcGCGGTGCAAGCttggaaaatttaataatcaaCGATGACGATgtgatgattaaaaaaaaaaaaaaatgtgtgttaGTGGTGTCTTTTGAAAGTATAAAAGTTTGCCGAATTCCGAACGTGAGGTGATCTCGTAATGAAATTACCCAAAAATTATGTCGTGATAAAATCACGGTACTAGCTTTACAAATTCTtaagaattgtaaaaattcattaaaaacaaaatgcaCAACCAACTTCAAGATTGTtgaataaattagaaaaacttGAAGTAGTTTCAAGTGGTTCGATTCGCAAAGTAAAAACTTGACTTCAAGTACGAATTCAACCTTTCGACCTAAACTAGGTATCTTCATGAGCAGTTTCCAAAAGCTTATCACAGTCGTAACGTAAACGTTACGTGTATACATTGcggagggaaaaaattattgcaactATTGTGCTAGTGGTATTTTCCAATTGAATCTATTCTACAACACATATTAACCGAGttttaaatttcatgaaaaaattgctgTATAAAttaaagtgaaaagaaaatattgctGACACAATATGGTTGAAACAATTAATGTAAAATGAACATcaactatttgaaaattgttt from Neodiprion lecontei isolate iyNeoLeco1 chromosome 1, iyNeoLeco1.1, whole genome shotgun sequence includes these protein-coding regions:
- the LOC107227669 gene encoding uncharacterized protein LOC107227669 isoform X4 yields the protein MPKLRQPATLQKMALDAIFQYVVLWCNRTSVEGSLDELTHGISVMKKNVICRLPWFMVADFAARFMDFLSRFYCAFNSLIYIEATLELFMDMEIVGLQFRGPMVDFLDPRNGWRLRRLVELDLDYVSHSISMNLHNFYLNDLTSFMFARRCTDLDLSVIGRNCPKLQVIRVSKSRRVTDKGLASLSQCSDLRFIDVHKCSVTHSGLNRMLSVHKKLEKITDVAFDTMCHLDLSVCPSINHFATDDRVSAKHLRKIVTKFPNITYLYMHGKITENLYIIQNLNKLTGLDLKFSLKQFDNEVRMLWTNIMGLLRFIGANLTTLKLGSCDTTNSGVGIVMGQDKIDYIFNTCPNLECFKFVHNEKLIVVPSFAKLKVLTPQCSFNYDDYPLEILCIPTIKFNKLPNLEILSLYHYDVSCKTVRSIMLDNDKFPKLSVIKDVRLRYECLEELRRIARMKNLKFEIINGY